One Vitis vinifera cultivar Pinot Noir 40024 chromosome 15, ASM3070453v1 genomic window, AATGTGATGTACCAAAAAATCTACGGTTCCTAACGgaatatttggctttttaatttcaatagattttaaatttcaataacgAAAACCAAGGTTTGCTTTATCCGGTATCAAACGAGAGCTACAAGCAAATAGAACAATTCTTGAATGAGGTATTTAActccatatatatattattttctttattttcttctaaaattcaaattaatatgagaaaataatttttctaaacatcaattttctttctttaatactttctaAGAACAAGTATAACTAAAAGAAAGTACTTATagttttcaaacataaaatacaaaatttaattcaaaacaaaataatttttaacaatatattcATGGAGGCAGTCTATTGATATTGGGCAAAATTTTATCAGCATTTTTTGCCCTTTTTGAGTCTGTGGCAGACTCTATTTTCCACAAAACTTCTTCCTGTTCTTCATTTTTCAGAAGGGGATACAGACAGGAAGATTCATATCCTTCAGAATACAGAATTTCTAATTCAATATTTCAGATTGATCCCATCAAAGAATAAAGTTACAGATGcattatttaacaaaaagttCTTCATGATATATAAACCTCAATTGGAAAGTCTGAACCCCAAGATAAGTTGAATTACTGTTGCCTTATTACTAGGGAAGGGAAGTTGTGTTGTGTGGGGTGGGCTAAAGCTCAGAAAAACAGAAACAAATGCAATGGAGATCAAAACAGAGGCTTCTTTCCACTTAATATTCCCATCAAATGGTCGAAAACCTGACTGCCTCCATCACGCAGACCGGAATGCATGAATTCATTAGTTATCCACAATCTAATGCCTGCTATCTGAGAAGCTGTTTCCATAACCAGTTTGAAGTTAACATACATATCTTCATAATAAACTGCAGCAGCAACAGGTACCTGCCATGATTGAAAGTAAATAAACCAATAGACACTAAAAGGATTGTCCAGTAAGCTCATGCTGGGCCACATTTCTCAAAGTACCCCTCCGGTTTGGAACCAAGAACAAACACGTCAAATAATCCCTAGGAGCAAGCAGCTTGGAAGCACTTGGAGAGATCCACATGTCTCCCATGGATGTCTCCAAGAATGAATGAGAGATAGTGGGGTTATGTAGAACATTCTAGAGGGTTGTTGAAAACTGTTGTACAAATGAATGGGAGATAGTGGAGATAAACTTACAGAAATCTAGATTTGTAGGAAACATTCAAAGGTTTTAGAGAGTTGCCTTGGCACCTATAAAAAATGGATAACCAAATTCTATATAGATCTAGATTTGTAGGAAACATTCAAGGGTTTTAGACAGCTGctttggtgcctataaatataGGATGGTCTCATTTGACCAAGACATCAAGCACTTGAACTCCCAAAAAGTATTGTAAAGTTTAGGAAAGGTGACTTGGCAACTTCAAGTTGATTAAGTTGTCCATGTTATTATTGAAGTTCAAGAAGTTCAATCTAACATAGAGTCACTCACCTTGTTATTATTCAAGGAGTCAATGTCATACAGTGGAGGCCAATCCTCCTTCTCAGCCAACAGATTAGCTGCATCTTTGAAGGGCCTCAAGGCATGAATTTCCTCAAACATCCATGGGAATATCATCTGTAGAAGCAAACTGAGACTGATGATCCTATGCGATGCATTGAACGACACCAAGACAAATAACTGGCTTGAACAAACTTTATAAACatgtgtaaaaaaaattaatctttagCAGTTCTTAGGTCATACCCTTGGGTAAAATCAGTATACACAATGAGAGAaaccaaatatttcttttgAGAGAATAGAAAGCTGTCATGCATATTGTGTGtgcatataaaattttatacctTTTGAAAAATCCAATTTAGAAATTAACATCCATTTTTCAAGAAATGAATGTAATAGAGTGACAAGATGTATGAAGTCACCTAGCAAAACAATATCCATACCATTAAAATATGACTAGTGCATATTTGTAAAACAAGCTACAAGAATGGGAGGATAGAGTCATggttctttcttatttttaagcATAATGGACTACTTTTGTATACCTCTCCTGTGAACAGCACAGGACGACCTTCTTTTGCTGCCTTCATTGCATCAAACTTCCCCTCATCTTTAGCCCTGATTCTATGCGCAGACCAGCGTGAGGAAGCACCCTTTAAGTTGAAAGCAATCAAAAAATTAGGTAGTTCCAAGAAAATTATTACACATATATgcgcatatatatatatatgtgtgtgtgtgtgtataaaCAAAAGTATGCAACAAAATTTATCTAGCAAGGTTTTTGGTAAAGTAGAATTTTTTACCTGACAGTATATAGACTCGTGCAGAAGAGCGAAGAGTGGATTTGTATCAAAATCCAAAGACCTCTCATACTGCATAGATGAAAGGATTTGAAGTTGATGTTGATAATGAgatttaaaaactcaaattttatggTCAAAGAAAGCAGAAACTCTTACAGCAGTCAAGAAGTAGTAACTGATCTGTTTTTGCGCTCCTGGGATGATTATAGGATCCCAGACCCTCTCAAGCCTATGTTTAGATAGTATAAACAAGCTCAACTTGAAGAATCAAGTACTTAAGAAACAAATTGGTATACAAATAATTCCTTACATATAGTGCAATCGCTCAAAACCGGTACTAGAGCCTAAACAAGAAAGACCAAGAAGCTGCAGACCCCTTGGGGTTAATATGCCCCCAGATGGAAGAGGCACCTTGTAACAAGGGAAAAATTTGTGAGGGTTAgtctattttttatgaattgggaaaatagaaaaagaaaagaaaatcagaaCCGCCTAAATTCCCTCACCCCGCCTCCTTCATGCTCTGCCAAGTGGGTAACAACTTCACGAACAATTTCAATATCCTGAGGAAATCTCTTGTAATACTTTTCATTCTGACGAAAGATCTGTTCAAAGCATACACTATAGACAGTATCAGCAGTGCAGCCACTTCCAATTGGAGGAATTCCCCCAGTTAGAAGGACTTGTTTCAATCCTTTTGGTGCAAAACTCAAATAGGTAACCGCACAAAAACCACCAAAGCTctgcaaaataaaaaagaacaagcTTTTGGTAAATTTTATGAGTCATATAATTCCAAAGCTTTAATGCAATGCACCACAAGCAAATTATAATGCGGGAATTAGTTGAGAGGCATTCTCATGAAGGAAAAAGGAATAGAAGTCACTTTGCAATCTAAAATTGGTTTCATCGTACAGAACTCAACTCTATACTCCAAAAAGCATGCACATAAACACATCCCAATCACAATAGCAATGTTATACCTGCCCCAAAATTGTCCAAGGTCCAGCATCAGGAACAAGGTGTACTCGAATAAATTCAGCATCATTCACAATATTATCTGCTCGAAAATGTTTTAAGTAGTTCGTCAAATCCTCTGGAGACTTCATTTGCATCATCGATGATGCTGTCAATGGAGTTGATAAACCTGTTCCTCGCTGCAAGAAAAACACATCAGTAATtatcaaatttcaaacaaaGCCTGTCCCaagaaaataagaattaaacCATGCCTGATCCAACAACACAACACGATATTCTTCACATGCTTTACTTATCCACCCACTGCCTTCTGTTGGTCGTGGTGATTCAAAACCAGGTCCCCCTTGTAGGTATAGTAGAAATGGCAATGGTTGCTCTTCTTTCCCAACTGTGAAACACAAACCAACTGTATTAATCAAACAGAGACCAAGAACTGCCAATTTACAAGAAAATGTCACACCCAGATTCAATTGGTGATGCTACATTCTCCAATCTCCCAGAATACTCGCTGCTACAAAAATGCCTGATCGTTCTAAAAGACTATACCGCACACACTGAGAAATCCAGAGGATGAATCGCTCTCCTAGCAATTTTTTACACAGTTGTGGGGTTTTGAGCCTTTGATTGTTCTCTATTCTCTATTTTCTCATATCAAACTTGTAGAAAATCTCGACTCAATATGTTCTTTCCCAaaatttctcagcaaccaaacagaccctaaataaaattctatatgCAACCAATGCTCCTGATcttcaagaaaaattaaatcacGTGCCATTTAGCAATGCGGCGAAGTCATTTTCCATGCAATTTTCACATAGTTGTAAACTTTTGAGTCTTTGACTGGTCTCTGTTTCCTCTCATATGACTAAAATGAATCTCagctctaatttttttttcttttcttttcctaacttgctcggcaaccaaacaaaccTCGACTGAAATTACAATCTGAGACTATAATACTTCTCGAAAATGAATAAATCATGAACGAATGACCACCCTAACACAAGAAATCCAAGCACTAACCGGCAAAAGTAGTATTAAATCAACAGCAATTAACAGATAACTAGGCTAACTAAGTATGATTAAGGAATCGATTACCATACCAGAAACGACCTCCCGAGCGAAAATAGAGATCTTAGGGCAAGTACTACAATCGAGAGAATAGTCTAGAGGAACAGTGAAGTAATGGTCGCGAAGCCGGAGGTCCGGCACCGAGTACCAGGCTCCAGCAACGTGGTCTGACGACGAACCGCCGGCGGAAGAGTTGGACCCGGCCATTGCGATCACTGCTCCAGCTAGTCTCCGAGAGGAATGGAAGCAGAGGGGCTTGGGGATTGGATTTAGCACAATGGAGTGAGCAGTCGAGGAAATGAAGCGAAGGAGGAGCGGGGGCTTCATCAAGGATTGGAGCGCGTGCATTGAACACATGACGGAGAGAAGGGTGAAATGGTCAATTCAGTGGTGGTCGATGCCCTCTCCAACGTAGATAATATATCTGACGAGGCCCTTATTTTAGatagaattttattctatatttattttattatttatcaaagacttctctaagcttaaattattaaaacttttatcaaaaaatatgattatatatcctcatatttataaatttacctTCGTTTTTTGTCTAGAAAAATAACCTACTTTCAAATAAATACCCttcaatatattaattatttaggtacgacttttaaaggaaaatattatttttacaataaaaaaaatgaggacaACTTCATccgaaataaatattttttaaggttaaaaaaatgagaattagatttaaaaaatgggGATAATTtcacccttttaatcaaataaccctcaTATCAAAGTTTTCTCGATGTATTtcaatctaatttttaatttttttttatcggcCATAAATTATGTCACATTATCAAATGAgctcttttattaaaaaaaaattatcatatccTTGAAACTATAATTTAGTTTAATATCCAAAAATGGgtagataatttaaaatttttgaaatgtgaattatgaaatttaagtGGGAATGGTTTGTAGTGATAGTGCAAAAGTATATCATTATGTATTAGTATATCATGAAACAAATGAATGATTGATAATGATTTTCCCCTTAGATTCTATTCATCATAACCCTTTTTTTGGATACTCCTTTGAATCCAATTAGTTATGTCATAAGTTTATCTTACAGCATATGTTAGAAAAGTTGGATTCTATTTCCCATCCGGTTTTCTACAAAAATGACAAAGTTTGGTATGATTCATCAATATGACttaaatttaatacatttttcacAGGTTTGagttgaatataaatatatttaagtcaaatttatatatatctatataatatgtttaataaatacataattttaGTTCTTAGACCAATCTGGataatacaaatttaattagaattgatcaatttaataatttcattgAGATCgtatctttaaattatttaatttatatttgacttattttaaatttgtcaCAATTGAGTTATGAACATATTTTACTGAAACATTAATCATATCAATATATGcaagatttaaaatcaatttgattattaaataggaaatcttattattaaatgagtttactatatgttatttatttaataataaaatagtatttgagtttatatttttaatatgattattatttgtggagtttgatttgatttatgtagtaaaataatataaaataaaaaaataaaaagagagaaaagagaaaagaaagtttgGACCGTATATATAAGATATTGGTTCATTATCCAAACTAAGAAAAGGTACAAAATTTCCATAAAAGGAAAAACTTGATAGAATGGTCTTTTTCGGAGGCGTGAATGTGATGATGGCAATTGCTcgtattatattattaaaaacgaCAACCGCCGGCGCGTTTTACTTGCAGTAGGTGGAGCAGCCACATTAGGCCACCACCACTTTCTCGTTCGTTCCACTTGCGGTAGGTGGCGCAGCCACATTCCGCCTCCACAACTTTCTCCTCTAAATACTTCTCGCCTCAGCCTCTCTGCCTTGGGGAATTGAACTTACCTGAGAAAATGCTTGTCGCGAGAACTCTAAAGAAGTCCTTGTCCTCGGTAAGCAAGCCATTCTCTCTACACACCCACCTCAAATGGCTGAGCAACTTGCCGGAAAACACTGTATACGGCGGACCGAAGCCGCAAAACCCTAACCAGAGAGTGACACTGAACCACCTGAGGCAGAAGCACAGGAGGGGCGAGCCCTTCACCATGGTCACCGCCTACGACTACCCGTCGGCGGTCCATCTCGACTTGGCCGGCATCGATATTTGCCTCGTGGGTGACTCCGCTTCCATGGTCGTCCACGGCCACGACACCACCCTCCCTATCTCTCTCGAAGAAATGCTCGTCCATTGCCGCGCCGTCGCTCGCGGCGCCAAGAGGCCGCTTCTCGTCGGTGATCTTCCATTTGGGACATATGAGTCTAGTTCAAATCAGGTATTGATGAATTCTGCACATGAAACTGAAGCTATTGTTCttcataggttttttttttttccattttttgggtGATCATGGTGTTTAAATTTAATGGATATTGGCTAAAATTTGGTACAAATTTGGGTTTAGATGAGCCTAGAATCCGAGCTATGACAAAAATTCAGGTAAAAACGGCTGCTCTAATCTTTTCTTTTGCTTATAGTTGCTGAAAATTTTGGATTGCTTCTGGTTTAATCTGGACTCCTGAAATTTCCCTTTTGTAAACCATAACGAAGTGTGTGAATGTGATGAAAGGCACatgaaatatatgtttttttgggAAATCTGTCGATATTTGATTATGGTGTGACCAAGAAGAAATCTGCTGCATACATATCAAATGCCAAAATTGGAACTGAACTGACCTCTAAACTCTTTGGATTTGAATCTCTGTTTGAGACCCTGTTTCCAACCAATGTCTATGTTCATTGGAGTTTTATGGATGAATCATTTGGTTTTCGGGTCTAGAGAGTTGAAGGCAATTGAAGTGACCCTCTTTCACATGTGTACCTccatttacaaaatattcttgGCATGTTTGCtttgtaggttttttttttttttttaatgcttttgAAGTTAAACAATGTAGTTTGTTCTCActgttgaatttttttgataagaggATATTTGGATACCAAATTGGTTGAGTTTGGGTGTAAAAGTTTAATGGTTGGTTATCTCACAGTTTTAATTATGAGCAGGCAGTTGATGCAGCTGTCAGGATCTTGAAGGAAGGCACAATGGATGCCATTAAATTGGAAGGAGGATCACCTTCAAGAATTACAGCAGCAAAATCCATTGTCGAGGCTGGAATTGCTGTAATGGGTCATGTGGGACTTACCCCTCAGGCCATAAGTGTTCTTGGGGGATTTAGGCCTCAAGGGAAAAATATTGCTAGTGCTGTCAAGGTCCTTCTCTTTCCATTTGTATTCTTGGGGGATTTAggattcaaaaaaaatatatcgtTAGGTGCTGTCAAGATCTCTCTCTAAAATCCATGTTGAATTGGTTTGATTTGAGCAGGTTGTGGAGACTGCAATGGCTTTACAGGAAGCTGGGTGTTTTGCTGTTGTTCTTGAATGTGTGCCTGCACCTGTGGCTGCTGCAACAACATCAGCCCTTCGAATCCCCACCATTGGCATAGGAGCTGGACCTTTCTGCAGTGGACAGGTTGATTATTCTCTATCTCTCTACTAAGATAAATACCCGTGTTTTTtgtatgttttcttttgttgctaagaaaaaatatgaaaaccaaGTTGGTCTATTTTACAAGACTTAGTACTACTTAGATTTTGTTACTCCAGATATTGATTTTACTTATGCTTAGACTTGAGTTTTTTCTACGTtaagaatttttcaaaactaagaAGTGCCTGCAGAGATAGTGAATCAAAAACTTAGTCAGTTACTCTTTCTTGAATGGTTTGTCCAGTTCTCTGATGAGTCCCCTTTGGTCATTGCAAGAAGATGACAAGTCCCCCTTTCCTCACTATCATAGTTAAATTTTGGAATATGAGGATTCAACAATGTCTCCTGAACATGAAAATATTGGTTTCTTCATAAaacttgtgattttaattcatttgattATCAGCCCCGTCAGCTCCTGAAATGTATTGTTTGGAGTATGCTGTTAGTTCTTGTGAAATCCATTGCAAGTTTATATTAGTTGCtgtgcttttcttttcttgtcaaTCCCCCAATTTCTAGGAGGAACAACTTCTAATTTAACTTTTATGGGATCACCTGCTGGTTTACTAACATCATGCAATTTTAAATGTCGAGGAGGCTCCTAAAGGATCAAATGCCACACAACACAAGATCAAGTTGGAGCCTGGAGCCAAACCCCCTTTTCTTACTTAGACTGAGGCTGGGTTTAGCAGATGCCAGTGCACCCCCCTGCCCCCTCTAGCATCTATTAGTTAAGGGGGTTTGGTTAAGCTCAGGGTGGTCATAGATCTTGAATCGGGGTTTTTCCAAAAAAGATGGATGCTCTGTGAAGTTGTGGCTCAATCTTTAACATCAAGGACTACCCTGTTATTCCCCCTAGACTGCTAGACTGAATCATACTTTCTGGTCAAAGAtgaaggctatgtttggttctcagaaaatttgagggaaaatacaagggaaagaaaatacaaaggaaaaatagaaggaaagaaaaagtgaaggaaaataaaaaacggattaaaagttgatgagttatttttattttttacttcaaactcattttatttattttaactcattaatataaagattaaataattttaaaatacataagtttttaattagttttaattatatttgattttcttttatatttttcataggacaaccaaacatgaaaaaatcattttcctttgcattttttttctttccttagtattttccgggaaccaaacataaccgaAAGGAAAACTTTAGGACTGTAAGAGAAGAATCCAGTTCCAGTTAATGACCTTTGGCATTTTCCCTCAGTTTTCAGTTTAATGCACTCTTGAGTTTTGTGGTTACTTGATATTCAATTTGCAACCAATAGGACAGAACTAGATATTCAGTATAATGCAGTagtgaacctagaacctcccacaaaccctccccaatCGTTTTACCACTTGAATGAGGCCTTGAGGGTACCTTGTTCATATATTCCGAGCAAGACTTTACAAATCAGCTTCCCATTATCAAATGCTGAAACTAGAAGTTGGTCTAATTTTGTCTTCATCTATGGCTGAAGTT contains:
- the LOC100244876 gene encoding uncharacterized protein LOC100244876, translated to MCSMHALQSLMKPPLLLRFISSTAHSIVLNPIPKPLCFHSSRRLAGAVIAMAGSNSSAGGSSSDHVAGAWYSVPDLRLRDHYFTVPLDYSLDCSTCPKISIFAREVVSVGKEEQPLPFLLYLQGGPGFESPRPTEGSGWISKACEEYRVVLLDQRGTGLSTPLTASSMMQMKSPEDLTNYLKHFRADNIVNDAEFIRVHLVPDAGPWTILGQSFGGFCAVTYLSFAPKGLKQVLLTGGIPPIGSGCTADTVYSVCFEQIFRQNEKYYKRFPQDIEIVREVVTHLAEHEGGGVPLPSGGILTPRGLQLLGLSCLGSSTGFERLHYMLERVWDPIIIPGAQKQISYYFLTAYERSLDFDTNPLFALLHESIYCQGASSRWSAHRIRAKDEGKFDAMKAAKEGRPVLFTGEMIFPWMFEEIHALRPFKDAANLLAEKEDWPPLYDIDSLNNNKVPVAAAVYYEDMYVNFKLVMETASQIAGIRLWITNEFMHSGLRDGGSQVFDHLMGILSGKKPLF
- the LOC100251716 gene encoding 3-methyl-2-oxobutanoate hydroxymethyltransferase 1, mitochondrial, which produces MLVARTLKKSLSSVSKPFSLHTHLKWLSNLPENTVYGGPKPQNPNQRVTLNHLRQKHRRGEPFTMVTAYDYPSAVHLDLAGIDICLVGDSASMVVHGHDTTLPISLEEMLVHCRAVARGAKRPLLVGDLPFGTYESSSNQAVDAAVRILKEGTMDAIKLEGGSPSRITAAKSIVEAGIAVMGHVGLTPQAISVLGGFRPQGKNIASAVKVVETAMALQEAGCFAVVLECVPAPVAAATTSALRIPTIGIGAGPFCSGQVLVYHDLLGMMQHPHHAKVTPKFCKRYGQVGEVINKALLEYKEEVTNGSFPGPAHSPYKICSAEVDGFLNELQKLGLDKAASAAAEAAEKIETSESLEGKSPKSD